The Homo sapiens chromosome 5, GRCh38.p14 Primary Assembly genome includes a window with the following:
- the TRIM52 gene encoding E3 ubiquitin-protein ligase TRIM52 isoform X1: MAGYATTPSPMQTLQEEAVCAICLDYFKDPVSISCGHNFCRGCVTQLWSKEDEEDQNEEEDEWEEEEDEEAVGAMDGWDGSIREVLYRGNADEELFQDQDDDELWLGDSGITNWDNVDYMWDEEEEEEEEDQDYYLGGLRPDLRIDVYREEEILEAYDEDEDEELYPDIHPPPSLPLPGQFTCPQCRKSFTRRSFRPNLQLANMVQIIRQMCPTPYRGNRSNDQGMCFKHQEALKLFCEVDKEAICVVCRESRSHKQHSVLPLEEVVQEYQSLALLPRLECGGTISAHCQLRLLDSCHSPASACRVAGTTGARHQAWLIFCIFSRDRVSPC; the protein is encoded by the exons ATGGCTGGTTATGCCACTACTCCCAGCCCCATGCAGACCCTTCAGGAGGAAGCGGTGTGTGCCATCTGCTTGGATTACTTCAAGGACCCCGTGTCCATCAGCTGTGGGCACAACTTCTGCCGAGGGTGTGTGACCCAGCTGTGGAGTAAGGAGGACGAGGAGGACCAGAACGAGGAGGAAGATgaatgggaggaggaggaggacgaggaagCGGTGGGGGCCATGGATGGATGGGACGGCTCCATTCGAGAGGTGTTGTATCGGGGGAATGCTGACGAAGAGTTGTTCCAAGACCAAGATGACGATGAACTCTGGCTCGGTGACAGTGGTATAACTAATTGGGACAACGTAGACTATATGTGGGacgaggaggaagaagaagaagaggaagatcaGGACTATTACCTAGGAGGCTTGAGACCTGACCTGAGAATTGATGTCTACCGAGAAGAAGAAATACTGGAAGCATACGATGAGGACGAAGATGAAGAGCTGTATCCTGACATCCACCCGCCTCCTTCCTTGCCCCTTCCAGGGCAGTTCACCTGCCCCCAGTGCCGAAAGAGCTTTACACGTCGCAGCTTTCGTCCCAACTtgcagctggccaacatggtccaGATAATTCGCCAGATGTGCCCCACTCCTTATCGGGGAAACCGGAGTAATGATCAGGGCATGTGCTTTAAACACCAGGAAGCCCTGAAACTCTTCTGTGAGGTGGACAAAGAGGCCATCTGTGTGGTGTGCCGAGAATCCAGGAGCCACAAACAGCACAGCGTGCTGCCTTTGGAGGAGGTGGTGCAGGAGTACCAG agtctcgctctgttgcccaggctggagtgtggtggcacgatctcggctcactgccagctccgcctcctggattcatgccattctcctgcctcagcctgccgagtagctgggactacaggcgcccgccaccaagcctggctaattttttgtatttttagtagagacagggtttcaccgtgttag
- the TRIM52 gene encoding E3 ubiquitin-protein ligase TRIM52 isoform 3 (isoform 3 is encoded by transcript variant 3), translated as MAGYATTPSPMQTLQEEAVCAICLDYFKDPVSISCGHNFCRGCVTQLWSKEDEEDQNEEEDEWEEEEDEEAVGAMDGWDGSIREVLYRGNADEELFQDQDDDELWLGDSGITNWDNVDYMWDEEEEEEEEDQDYYLGGLRPDLRIDVYREEEILEAYDEDEDEELYPDIHPPPSLPLPGQFTCPQCRKSFTRRSFRPNLQLANMVQIIRQMCPTPYRGNRSNDQGMCFKHQEALKLFCEVDKEAICVVCRESRSHKQHSVLPLEEVVQEYQILKNISSQEAEAGE; from the exons ATGGCTGGTTATGCCACTACTCCCAGCCCCATGCAGACCCTTCAGGAGGAAGCGGTGTGTGCCATCTGCTTGGATTACTTCAAGGACCCCGTGTCCATCAGCTGTGGGCACAACTTCTGCCGAGGGTGTGTGACCCAGCTGTGGAGTAAGGAGGACGAGGAGGACCAGAACGAGGAGGAAGATgaatgggaggaggaggaggacgaggaagCGGTGGGGGCCATGGATGGATGGGACGGCTCCATTCGAGAGGTGTTGTATCGGGGGAATGCTGACGAAGAGTTGTTCCAAGACCAAGATGACGATGAACTCTGGCTCGGTGACAGTGGTATAACTAATTGGGACAACGTAGACTATATGTGGGacgaggaggaagaagaagaagaggaagatcaGGACTATTACCTAGGAGGCTTGAGACCTGACCTGAGAATTGATGTCTACCGAGAAGAAGAAATACTGGAAGCATACGATGAGGACGAAGATGAAGAGCTGTATCCTGACATCCACCCGCCTCCTTCCTTGCCCCTTCCAGGGCAGTTCACCTGCCCCCAGTGCCGAAAGAGCTTTACACGTCGCAGCTTTCGTCCCAACTtgcagctggccaacatggtccaGATAATTCGCCAGATGTGCCCCACTCCTTATCGGGGAAACCGGAGTAATGATCAGGGCATGTGCTTTAAACACCAGGAAGCCCTGAAACTCTTCTGTGAGGTGGACAAAGAGGCCATCTGTGTGGTGTGCCGAGAATCCAGGAGCCACAAACAGCACAGCGTGCTGCCTTTGGAGGAGGTGGTGCAGGAGTACCAG ATCTTAAAAAACATCAGCTcgcaagaggctgaggcaggagaatga
- the TRIM52 gene encoding E3 ubiquitin-protein ligase TRIM52 isoform 2 (isoform 2 is encoded by transcript variant 2), with translation MAGYATTPSPMQTLQEEAVCAICLDYFKDPVSISCGHNFCRGCVTQLWSKEDEEDQNEEEDEWEEEEDEEAVGAMDGWDGSIREVLYRGNADEELFQDQDDDELWLGDSGITNWDNVDYMWDEEEEEEEEDQDYYLGGLRPDLRIDVYREEEILEAYDEDEDEELYPDIHPPPSLPLPGQFTCPQCRKSFTRRSFRPNLQLANMVQIIRQMCPTPYRGNRSNDQGMCFKHQEALKLFCEVDKEAICVVCRESRSHKQHSVLPLEEVVQEYQKIGSTSSVELSESVGQ, from the exons ATGGCTGGTTATGCCACTACTCCCAGCCCCATGCAGACCCTTCAGGAGGAAGCGGTGTGTGCCATCTGCTTGGATTACTTCAAGGACCCCGTGTCCATCAGCTGTGGGCACAACTTCTGCCGAGGGTGTGTGACCCAGCTGTGGAGTAAGGAGGACGAGGAGGACCAGAACGAGGAGGAAGATgaatgggaggaggaggaggacgaggaagCGGTGGGGGCCATGGATGGATGGGACGGCTCCATTCGAGAGGTGTTGTATCGGGGGAATGCTGACGAAGAGTTGTTCCAAGACCAAGATGACGATGAACTCTGGCTCGGTGACAGTGGTATAACTAATTGGGACAACGTAGACTATATGTGGGacgaggaggaagaagaagaagaggaagatcaGGACTATTACCTAGGAGGCTTGAGACCTGACCTGAGAATTGATGTCTACCGAGAAGAAGAAATACTGGAAGCATACGATGAGGACGAAGATGAAGAGCTGTATCCTGACATCCACCCGCCTCCTTCCTTGCCCCTTCCAGGGCAGTTCACCTGCCCCCAGTGCCGAAAGAGCTTTACACGTCGCAGCTTTCGTCCCAACTtgcagctggccaacatggtccaGATAATTCGCCAGATGTGCCCCACTCCTTATCGGGGAAACCGGAGTAATGATCAGGGCATGTGCTTTAAACACCAGGAAGCCCTGAAACTCTTCTGTGAGGTGGACAAAGAGGCCATCTGTGTGGTGTGCCGAGAATCCAGGAGCCACAAACAGCACAGCGTGCTGCCTTTGGAGGAGGTGGTGCAGGAGTACCAG AAGATAGGGTCAACTTCTTCAGTTGAGTTATCTGAAAGTGTTGGGCAGTGA
- the TRIM52 gene encoding E3 ubiquitin-protein ligase TRIM52 isoform 5 (isoform 5 is encoded by transcript variant 5), with protein sequence MAGYATTPSPMQTLQEEAVCAICLDYFKDPVSISCGHNFCRGCVTQLWSKEDEEDQNEEEDEWEEEEDEEAVGAMDGWDGSIREVLYRGNADEELFQDQDDDELWLGDSGITNWDNVDYMWDEEEEEEEEDQDYYLGGLRPDLRIDVYREEEILEAYDEDEDEELYPDIHPPPSLPLPGQFTCPQCRKSFTRRSFRPNLQLANMVQIIRQMCPTPYRGNRSNDQGMCFKHQEALKLFCEVDKEAICVVCRESRSHKQHSVLPLEEVVQEYQA encoded by the exons ATGGCTGGTTATGCCACTACTCCCAGCCCCATGCAGACCCTTCAGGAGGAAGCGGTGTGTGCCATCTGCTTGGATTACTTCAAGGACCCCGTGTCCATCAGCTGTGGGCACAACTTCTGCCGAGGGTGTGTGACCCAGCTGTGGAGTAAGGAGGACGAGGAGGACCAGAACGAGGAGGAAGATgaatgggaggaggaggaggacgaggaagCGGTGGGGGCCATGGATGGATGGGACGGCTCCATTCGAGAGGTGTTGTATCGGGGGAATGCTGACGAAGAGTTGTTCCAAGACCAAGATGACGATGAACTCTGGCTCGGTGACAGTGGTATAACTAATTGGGACAACGTAGACTATATGTGGGacgaggaggaagaagaagaagaggaagatcaGGACTATTACCTAGGAGGCTTGAGACCTGACCTGAGAATTGATGTCTACCGAGAAGAAGAAATACTGGAAGCATACGATGAGGACGAAGATGAAGAGCTGTATCCTGACATCCACCCGCCTCCTTCCTTGCCCCTTCCAGGGCAGTTCACCTGCCCCCAGTGCCGAAAGAGCTTTACACGTCGCAGCTTTCGTCCCAACTtgcagctggccaacatggtccaGATAATTCGCCAGATGTGCCCCACTCCTTATCGGGGAAACCGGAGTAATGATCAGGGCATGTGCTTTAAACACCAGGAAGCCCTGAAACTCTTCTGTGAGGTGGACAAAGAGGCCATCTGTGTGGTGTGCCGAGAATCCAGGAGCCACAAACAGCACAGCGTGCTGCCTTTGGAGGAGGTGGTGCAGGAGTACCAG GCATAA
- the TRIM52 gene encoding E3 ubiquitin-protein ligase TRIM52 isoform 4 (isoform 4 is encoded by transcript variant 4), giving the protein MAGYATTPSPMQTLQEEAVCAICLDYFKDPVSISCGHNFCRGCVTQLWSKEDEEDQNEEEDEWEEEEDEEAVGAMDGWDGSIREVLYRGNADEELFQDQDDDELWLGDSGITNWDNVDYMWDEEEEEEEEDQDYYLGGLRPDLRIDVYREEEILEAYDEDEDEELYPDIHPPPSLPLPGQFTCPQCRKSFTRRSFRPNLQLANMVQIIRQMCPTPYRGNRSNDQGMCFKHQEALKLFCEVDKEAICVVCRESRSHKQHSVLPLEEVVQEYQFVHPMS; this is encoded by the exons ATGGCTGGTTATGCCACTACTCCCAGCCCCATGCAGACCCTTCAGGAGGAAGCGGTGTGTGCCATCTGCTTGGATTACTTCAAGGACCCCGTGTCCATCAGCTGTGGGCACAACTTCTGCCGAGGGTGTGTGACCCAGCTGTGGAGTAAGGAGGACGAGGAGGACCAGAACGAGGAGGAAGATgaatgggaggaggaggaggacgaggaagCGGTGGGGGCCATGGATGGATGGGACGGCTCCATTCGAGAGGTGTTGTATCGGGGGAATGCTGACGAAGAGTTGTTCCAAGACCAAGATGACGATGAACTCTGGCTCGGTGACAGTGGTATAACTAATTGGGACAACGTAGACTATATGTGGGacgaggaggaagaagaagaagaggaagatcaGGACTATTACCTAGGAGGCTTGAGACCTGACCTGAGAATTGATGTCTACCGAGAAGAAGAAATACTGGAAGCATACGATGAGGACGAAGATGAAGAGCTGTATCCTGACATCCACCCGCCTCCTTCCTTGCCCCTTCCAGGGCAGTTCACCTGCCCCCAGTGCCGAAAGAGCTTTACACGTCGCAGCTTTCGTCCCAACTtgcagctggccaacatggtccaGATAATTCGCCAGATGTGCCCCACTCCTTATCGGGGAAACCGGAGTAATGATCAGGGCATGTGCTTTAAACACCAGGAAGCCCTGAAACTCTTCTGTGAGGTGGACAAAGAGGCCATCTGTGTGGTGTGCCGAGAATCCAGGAGCCACAAACAGCACAGCGTGCTGCCTTTGGAGGAGGTGGTGCAGGAGTACCAG TTTGTCCATCCCATGAGTTAG
- the TRIM52 gene encoding E3 ubiquitin-protein ligase TRIM52 isoform 1 (isoform 1 is encoded by transcript variant 1): MAGYATTPSPMQTLQEEAVCAICLDYFKDPVSISCGHNFCRGCVTQLWSKEDEEDQNEEEDEWEEEEDEEAVGAMDGWDGSIREVLYRGNADEELFQDQDDDELWLGDSGITNWDNVDYMWDEEEEEEEEDQDYYLGGLRPDLRIDVYREEEILEAYDEDEDEELYPDIHPPPSLPLPGQFTCPQCRKSFTRRSFRPNLQLANMVQIIRQMCPTPYRGNRSNDQGMCFKHQEALKLFCEVDKEAICVVCRESRSHKQHSVLPLEEVVQEYQEIKLETTLVGILQIEQESIHSKAYNQ; encoded by the exons ATGGCTGGTTATGCCACTACTCCCAGCCCCATGCAGACCCTTCAGGAGGAAGCGGTGTGTGCCATCTGCTTGGATTACTTCAAGGACCCCGTGTCCATCAGCTGTGGGCACAACTTCTGCCGAGGGTGTGTGACCCAGCTGTGGAGTAAGGAGGACGAGGAGGACCAGAACGAGGAGGAAGATgaatgggaggaggaggaggacgaggaagCGGTGGGGGCCATGGATGGATGGGACGGCTCCATTCGAGAGGTGTTGTATCGGGGGAATGCTGACGAAGAGTTGTTCCAAGACCAAGATGACGATGAACTCTGGCTCGGTGACAGTGGTATAACTAATTGGGACAACGTAGACTATATGTGGGacgaggaggaagaagaagaagaggaagatcaGGACTATTACCTAGGAGGCTTGAGACCTGACCTGAGAATTGATGTCTACCGAGAAGAAGAAATACTGGAAGCATACGATGAGGACGAAGATGAAGAGCTGTATCCTGACATCCACCCGCCTCCTTCCTTGCCCCTTCCAGGGCAGTTCACCTGCCCCCAGTGCCGAAAGAGCTTTACACGTCGCAGCTTTCGTCCCAACTtgcagctggccaacatggtccaGATAATTCGCCAGATGTGCCCCACTCCTTATCGGGGAAACCGGAGTAATGATCAGGGCATGTGCTTTAAACACCAGGAAGCCCTGAAACTCTTCTGTGAGGTGGACAAAGAGGCCATCTGTGTGGTGTGCCGAGAATCCAGGAGCCACAAACAGCACAGCGTGCTGCCTTTGGAGGAGGTGGTGCAGGAGTACCAG GAAATAAAGTTGGAAACAACTCTGGTGGGAATACTTCAGATAGAGCAAGAAAGCATTCACAGCAAGGCCTATAATCAGTAA